In Bacillus pumilus, the sequence AGTTTAGGCGATTCTACATCTGAAACAGTGGTGAGAGGGCCAAAAATTGGCTTTATTGAAGATTTAGACACGAACTTAGCTCTCGTAAGACAGCGCTTGAAAAACCCTGATCTCAAAACAGTCGACATGAAGATCGGGCAAAAGAAATACACCCAAGTGACCATCATGTACATTGACGGTACTGTTGACACTTCTGTTTTAAAAGAGGTTAAAAAACGGCTCAAACAAGTCACCATTGATGATATACAAGACTCTGGCGTCCTTGAGGAGCTCATTGAAGACAATGTGTATTCTCCTTTTCCGCAAATTCAAAACACAGAACGGCCGGATAAAGTCGCGTCTGCTTTAAATAATGGTCGTGTCGCCATTTTTGTCGATCATTCACCTTTTGTGTTAATTGTGCCTGCTTCCCTCGCTACGATCATGCAATCACCTGATGATTATTATGAAAGATGGATCGCTGCCTCTCTCATTCGTTTGCTGCGTTTTACTTCCATCTTTCTTACGTTATTTTTATCTGCCATTTATATTGCTCTTGTGTCCTTCCATCAAGGTCTTTTGCCTACACCGTTAGCCATTTCCATCTCAAGCACAAGAGAAAATGTCCCCTTTCCACCTATTGTGGAGGCTCTCATCATGGAGATGACCATTGAGCTGTTACGGGAAGCTGGCTTAAGGCTGCCAAATCCGCTTGGTCAAACGATCGGACTTGTTGGGGGGGTTGTGATTGGACAGGCTGCCGTTCAAGCTCATATTGTCAGCTCGATCATGGTGATTATTGTCAGTGTCATCGCACTTGCATCCTTTACCGTTCCTCAATACGGGATGGGCATGTCATTTCGCGTGCTCCGCTTTGTGTCCATGTTTACTGCAGCTACATTTGGTTTATATGGGATTGTACTGTTTATGCTCGTACTACTTACACATTTGACTAGACAAAAAAGCTTTGGCACCCCATACTTCTCACCAGATTTTGTGTTCAGCTATAAAAACGAAGACAATTCCATCATTCGATTGCCTTTGAAAAACCAAAAGAAAGGAGAACGACATGGTCAATCATAAAGAGTCGATCACAAGCTATCAGGCAAGTGCCATTATTACGAATACCACTTTAGGCGCAAGTATGATGATTCTGCCAAGATCAATGGCTCAGGCTGCGCCTACACCTGACGGCTGGATTGCACTCTTATTGATGAGTGCCATTTACATTGTGTTTATTTTTGCGAATGTGCTCATGATGAAAAAGCTTCCCTTCTCCTCTTATTATGACTATACAAACGAAGGGCTTGGGAAATGGATTGGCGGCCTCGCCAACCTTTTGATCATTATTTATTTTCTTGGCGTCGCCAGCTATGAAGTAAGGGCCATGTCGGAGATGGTCAAATTCTTCCTGCTTCAAAACACGCCGACAGCCGTGACAATGATCAGCTTTATTTTGGTCGGCCTTTATCTCGTGATTGGCGGCATTGGTGATTTTGCCAGACTATGTCCTTTTATTCTCATTGTTACACTCATCATCTTATTTATTGCCTACGGACTCAGTGTACAAGAATTTAAGTTAGATAATCTCCGTCCAGTTTTAGGAGAAGGCTTCTCTCCTGTCTTCAATTCCTTCAATGCTTCGGCCATTTCGTTTGTCGGCATTGAAATGATGCTGTTTATGCCTGCCTATATGAATACTCAAAAACACACCTTCGCTTATGGAACAGTCGGCTTTTTGATTCCTGCGATCATTTATATTTTCACCTATATTCTTGTGGTTGGTGCGCTGACTGTAAAAGAAACGGCTACTTTGACTTGGCCGACCATTGCATTGTTTCAATCATTTGATATTCAGGGGATTTTTATCGAACGAATAGAATCCTTTTTGCTGATCGTATGGCTTGTC encodes:
- a CDS encoding spore germination protein; this encodes MNQTPLKEHLYDNLSVILPQLKEMDDLIHEKKTLPHGQVVYYLYIKEMNDTMQIQTFLKLLLQDHESLTKEKLESNLSMMTTRSVKTSEELVGAIFQGHCVVLINGFQHAYILETNGTKKRSLGDSTSETVVRGPKIGFIEDLDTNLALVRQRLKNPDLKTVDMKIGQKKYTQVTIMYIDGTVDTSVLKEVKKRLKQVTIDDIQDSGVLEELIEDNVYSPFPQIQNTERPDKVASALNNGRVAIFVDHSPFVLIVPASLATIMQSPDDYYERWIAASLIRLLRFTSIFLTLFLSAIYIALVSFHQGLLPTPLAISISSTRENVPFPPIVEALIMEMTIELLREAGLRLPNPLGQTIGLVGGVVIGQAAVQAHIVSSIMVIIVSVIALASFTVPQYGMGMSFRVLRFVSMFTAATFGLYGIVLFMLVLLTHLTRQKSFGTPYFSPDFVFSYKNEDNSIIRLPLKNQKKGERHGQS
- a CDS encoding GerAB/ArcD/ProY family transporter encodes the protein MVNHKESITSYQASAIITNTTLGASMMILPRSMAQAAPTPDGWIALLLMSAIYIVFIFANVLMMKKLPFSSYYDYTNEGLGKWIGGLANLLIIIYFLGVASYEVRAMSEMVKFFLLQNTPTAVTMISFILVGLYLVIGGIGDFARLCPFILIVTLIILFIAYGLSVQEFKLDNLRPVLGEGFSPVFNSFNASAISFVGIEMMLFMPAYMNTQKHTFAYGTVGFLIPAIIYIFTYILVVGALTVKETATLTWPTIALFQSFDIQGIFIERIESFLLIVWLVQLYTSFVGYTFFAAIGVSKLTKLPKKVVLALMGIVIFSAALFPKDVDTVRDYLTYVNNLFFLLFGILPFLLFILVFFKRRRKAA